A part of Bombus affinis isolate iyBomAffi1 chromosome 12, iyBomAffi1.2, whole genome shotgun sequence genomic DNA contains:
- the LOC126922553 gene encoding ankyrin repeat and death domain-containing protein 1A-like isoform X2 gives MVDKEEMTKTPSPLNINEAIEGEVLNQKTARILKNDLLLYEAVIKNEADTVRKVLKEPVDVDSRNNYGRAPIHWAASRGNTEIIEMLIQAKCDIEARDKFGMRPLHMAARYGHRDAVKMLINAGANVSAVNKKQYTLLMCAARGNNIRVVDYLAEAVESLNGDATDCTGATALHHAACAGHPSMITALTNVPRIELNAVDKKGQTPIHCACAEEHLEAVEVLIGLGAKVDAQDNEGNTCLHVATRTRHTAIAQLLLRAGANTELTDEMGFTPLHVAASQGCKGILDSMIHHGAALNKQTKHGNTPLHLACQNNEVETVEILINKGVDLNCLNSRLQSPIHIAAEMGHTDICELLLAAGANIEQREQSGRTPLYIAARGSFTAIVDMIIKIARLDYPTPEDSTSDKEIRDLTPARRRWREGSRGGSISSNNGAFSEHIRSILWKLAYKQLGPEDWKKLALHWAFTNDQIRAIEHQYTGPSSYKEHGFRMLMIWASGLNPEISIGKELCDALFAVDKKSIAESVRKHMDQEKDGKEKMNKQRCHKCSIT, from the exons ATGGTGGACAAAGAAGAAATGACGAAGACACCCTCGCCCCTGAATATCAACGAGGCGATCGAAGGGGAAGTGTTGAACCAAAAGACTGCTAGGA TACTTAAGAACGATCTTCTATTATACGAGGCTGTGATAAAAAATGAAGCGGACACCGTTCGCAAAGTGCTCAAAGAGCCAGTGGACGTCGATTCCAGGAACAAT TATGGTCGGGCGCCAATTCATTGGGCAGCGTCCAGGGGGAACACGGAGATCATAGAGATGTTGATACAAGCGAAATGCGACATCGAGGCTAGAGACAAG TTCGGCATGCGTCCGTTACACATGGCTGCGCGATATGGACACAGGGACGCTGTTAAAATGTTAATCAATGCCGGAGCGAACGTGTCAGCGGTAAACAAG AAGCAATACACTCTCTTAATGTGTGCTGCTCGGGGCAACAACATTCGCGTCGTCGACTACCTTGCTGAGGCAGTGGAATCGTTGAACGGAGATGCAACCGACTGTACCGGTGCGACAGCTCTTCATCACGCAGCCTGTGCCGGTCATCCAAGTATGATAACCGCGCTTACCAATGTGCCAAGAATCGAATTGAATGCCGTGGATAAG AAAGGCCAGACGCCTATACATTGTGCCTGCGCGGAAGAACATCTAGAAGCCGTGGAAGTTTTAATAGGACTGGGAGCTAAGGTGGATGCTCAGGACAATGAAGGCAACACGTGCCTTCACGTGGCCACGAGAACGAGGCACACGGCTATAGCTCAATTGCTATTGAGAGCCGGGGCGAACACTGAATTAACCGACGAA ATGGGCTTTACCCCGCTTCACGTGGCTGCCAGTCAGGGTTGCAAAGGGATATTAGATTCGATGATTCACCATGGGGCAGCACTCAACAAACAAACCAAG CATGGAAACACGCCTTTGCATTTGGCCTGTCAGAACAACGAAGTAGAAACGGTCGAGATACTGATCAATAAAGGCGTCGATCTAAATTGCTTAAATTCG AGATTACAATCGCCGATTCACATCGCCGCAGAAATGGGACACACGGATATTTGCGAACTGCTGCTAGCAGCAGGTGCGAATATCGAACAAAGGGAACAG AGCGGCAGGACACCGCTTTACATCGCGGCAAGAGGCAGTTTCACGGCAATCGTCGACATGATAATTAAAATCGCGAGATTGGACTATCCCACACCG GAGGATTCAACATCCGACAAAGAAATTCGTGATCTAACGCCAGCTAGAAGAAGATGGCGAGAAGGATCGAGGGGTGGAAGCATTTCCAGTAACAATGGCGCCTTTTCGGAGCATATTCGATCGATTTTATGGAAGTTGGCATACAAACAGTTAGGTCCGGAAGATTGGAAAAAATTGGCGTTGCATTGGGCGTTCACAAACGATCAGATTCGAGCAATCGAGCATCAATACACtg GTCCTTCGAGTTACAAGGAACACGGTTTCCGAATGTTGATGATCTGGGCTTCGGGATTGAATCCTGAAATCTCCATAGGGAAAGAGCTTTGCGACGCTTTGTTTGCAGTAGACAAAAAGTCCATCGCTG aatCCGTTCGTAAGCACATGGATCAAGAGAAAGACGGGAAAGAGAAAATGAACAAACAGCGATGTCATAAATGCTCGATCACTTAA
- the LOC126922553 gene encoding ankyrin repeat and death domain-containing protein 1A-like isoform X1, which translates to MVDKEEMTKTPSPLNINEAIEGEVLNQKTARILKNDLLLYEAVIKNEADTVRKVLKEPVDVDSRNNYGRAPIHWAASRGNTEIIEMLIQAKCDIEARDKFGMRPLHMAARYGHRDAVKMLINAGANVSAVNKKQYTLLMCAARGNNIRVVDYLAEAVESLNGDATDCTGATALHHAACAGHPSMITALTNVPRIELNAVDKKGQTPIHCACAEEHLEAVEVLIGLGAKVDAQDNEGNTCLHVATRTRHTAIAQLLLRAGANTELTDEMGFTPLHVAASQGCKGILDSMIHHGAALNKQTKHGNTPLHLACQNNEVETVEILINKGVDLNCLNSRLQSPIHIAAEMGHTDICELLLAAGANIEQREQSGRTPLYIAARGSFTAIVDMIIKIARLDYPTPEDSTSDKEIRDLTPARRRWREGSRGGSISSNNGAFSEHIRSILWKLAYKQLGPEDWKKLALHWAFTNDQIRAIEHQYTAPLIGPSSYKEHGFRMLMIWASGLNPEISIGKELCDALFAVDKKSIAESVRKHMDQEKDGKEKMNKQRCHKCSIT; encoded by the exons ATGGTGGACAAAGAAGAAATGACGAAGACACCCTCGCCCCTGAATATCAACGAGGCGATCGAAGGGGAAGTGTTGAACCAAAAGACTGCTAGGA TACTTAAGAACGATCTTCTATTATACGAGGCTGTGATAAAAAATGAAGCGGACACCGTTCGCAAAGTGCTCAAAGAGCCAGTGGACGTCGATTCCAGGAACAAT TATGGTCGGGCGCCAATTCATTGGGCAGCGTCCAGGGGGAACACGGAGATCATAGAGATGTTGATACAAGCGAAATGCGACATCGAGGCTAGAGACAAG TTCGGCATGCGTCCGTTACACATGGCTGCGCGATATGGACACAGGGACGCTGTTAAAATGTTAATCAATGCCGGAGCGAACGTGTCAGCGGTAAACAAG AAGCAATACACTCTCTTAATGTGTGCTGCTCGGGGCAACAACATTCGCGTCGTCGACTACCTTGCTGAGGCAGTGGAATCGTTGAACGGAGATGCAACCGACTGTACCGGTGCGACAGCTCTTCATCACGCAGCCTGTGCCGGTCATCCAAGTATGATAACCGCGCTTACCAATGTGCCAAGAATCGAATTGAATGCCGTGGATAAG AAAGGCCAGACGCCTATACATTGTGCCTGCGCGGAAGAACATCTAGAAGCCGTGGAAGTTTTAATAGGACTGGGAGCTAAGGTGGATGCTCAGGACAATGAAGGCAACACGTGCCTTCACGTGGCCACGAGAACGAGGCACACGGCTATAGCTCAATTGCTATTGAGAGCCGGGGCGAACACTGAATTAACCGACGAA ATGGGCTTTACCCCGCTTCACGTGGCTGCCAGTCAGGGTTGCAAAGGGATATTAGATTCGATGATTCACCATGGGGCAGCACTCAACAAACAAACCAAG CATGGAAACACGCCTTTGCATTTGGCCTGTCAGAACAACGAAGTAGAAACGGTCGAGATACTGATCAATAAAGGCGTCGATCTAAATTGCTTAAATTCG AGATTACAATCGCCGATTCACATCGCCGCAGAAATGGGACACACGGATATTTGCGAACTGCTGCTAGCAGCAGGTGCGAATATCGAACAAAGGGAACAG AGCGGCAGGACACCGCTTTACATCGCGGCAAGAGGCAGTTTCACGGCAATCGTCGACATGATAATTAAAATCGCGAGATTGGACTATCCCACACCG GAGGATTCAACATCCGACAAAGAAATTCGTGATCTAACGCCAGCTAGAAGAAGATGGCGAGAAGGATCGAGGGGTGGAAGCATTTCCAGTAACAATGGCGCCTTTTCGGAGCATATTCGATCGATTTTATGGAAGTTGGCATACAAACAGTTAGGTCCGGAAGATTGGAAAAAATTGGCGTTGCATTGGGCGTTCACAAACGATCAGATTCGAGCAATCGAGCATCAATACACtg CTCCTCTTATAGGTCCTTCGAGTTACAAGGAACACGGTTTCCGAATGTTGATGATCTGGGCTTCGGGATTGAATCCTGAAATCTCCATAGGGAAAGAGCTTTGCGACGCTTTGTTTGCAGTAGACAAAAAGTCCATCGCTG aatCCGTTCGTAAGCACATGGATCAAGAGAAAGACGGGAAAGAGAAAATGAACAAACAGCGATGTCATAAATGCTCGATCACTTAA